The DNA segment GCCGGTTACCCGCCACGGGACGGAAAGACCCCGTGAACCTTCACTACAACTTTGCATTGATTTTGAGCAACAAATGTGTAGGATAGTTGGGAGACTATGAAGCAGCATCGCCAGGTGTTGTGGAGTCATCGTTGAAATACCAACCTTTTGTTGCTTAGAACCTAACCCGCCAAAAGCGGGGACATTGCATGGTGGGTAGTTTGACTGGGGTGGTCGCCTCCTAAAAAGTAACGGAGGCTCGCAAAGGTACCCTCAGTACGGTTGGTAATCGTACGCAGAGCGCATTAGTAAAAGGGTGCTTGACTGTGAGACAAACACGTCGAGCAGGAGCGAAAGCTGGCTAAAGTGATCCGGTGGTTCTGCATGGAAGGGCCATCGCTCAAAGGATAAAAGGTACTCCGGGGATAACAGGCTGATCTTACCCAAGAGCTCATATCGACGGTAAGGTTTGGCACCTCGATGTCGGTTCGTCACATCCTGGGGCTGGAGAAGGTCCCAAGGGTTCGGCTGTTCGCCGATTAAAGTGGCACGCGAGCTGGGTTCAGAACGTCGTGAGACAGTTCGGTCCCTATCTGTAGTGGGCGTTGGAGATTTGAGAGGGCCTGACTCTAGTACGAGAGGACCGAGTCGGACAAACCTCTAGTGTACCTGTTGTGCCGCCTAGGTGCAGCGCAGGGTAGCTACGTTTGGTTGAGATAAGCGCTGAAAGCATATAAGTGCGAAGCTCGCCTCAAGATGAGATCTCCCTGAAGAGCCGTTAAAGACTATGACGTTGATAGGCTACAGGTGTAAAGGCAGTAATGTCAAAGCCGAGTAGTACTAATTGCTCGATCGGCTTTCTTTGGTGCCCACTTTTGGTGTATTTTCTTCCAATATGTTTTTTATAGAATTGTAAAGATTCATGGTGGCTATAGCATCGGTGATCACCTCTTCCCATATCGAACAGAGAAGTTAAGCCCGATTGCGCAGATGGTACTGCCCTACAAGGTGGGAGAGTATGTCGCTGCCAGTTTTAGATAGAAACCCCGGTCATTTGACCGGGGTTTCTTGTTTTATACCTTTTTCTGTTTTTACGTCTTTCCGTTACAATTGCTATTGCCTATTTTTGCTCTTCATACTATGAATATCTCCCGATCCCGACTGCTATTTCATCTTTTCATTTTCGGGATAGCTTTTTTCTGTTCCGTTTCGGCGTTTGCTCAAACTCCTGTAAATAATCGCGTACCGAAAAAAGACACAATTTCGATCCCTGTGGATTCAACCAAGCATTTTCGTTTTCGCGAAGAAATGTTTGTGGCGGGGGGCGTAATTCCTGAACTTACCCCAATCAAAATAAAACTTGATAATTTTCAGTTTACAGGATTCCGGCATCTGACTCTGGGTAACTTAGGAGCACCTTCTCTATTACTTCAACTTCCGGGCGTGCCGTTTGAAGCATTCAGAAGCCGCAACAGCAGTTTTTCGTATTTCGGGTACTTTAACTTTAACCGTGCATATTATACCTCGGTAAAGCCTTATACATTAATCCGTTACGTAGTAGGGCAGCGAAGGGCAAGTGAAACGGAAGTACTTCACGCTCACAACTTTGGCCCTAATTGTAACATCACTTTTGGTTTTTTACGTCAACGGGCTGAGGGATTTTATAACAGGCAGGCCACAAACAACACAAGCGTCAGACTAAATGGTTGGTATTGGTCGCCGGCAAACAGGTATGCTTTGACGGCTGATTTTTACTGGACAGGTCACGATGCCCAGGAGAACGGAGGAATTCGGTCAGTTTCTTCGTTTGAAAATACGCAGCAGCTCGATCGAAAGCTGGTGGCTGTGAACTTGTTTGATTCAGAAACAAGGCAGCGAGAAAGAAGTGGACGAGTGAAGCAGTATTTTGCTTTTGGAAAAGTTGTGGATACACTGGTTTTTCGTGGCGACAGCCTTGATGAACGTGATACGGTAAAAATTAAATATAGAATCAGACCGCGGACAGCATTTACGCATACACTTCGTTTCAGTGATGAGTCGTGGTGGTTTTCTTCGGGAACTTCTGATACTGCATATTTTGATGCTGTTTTTCGCGATAGTGCTCAAACGCTTGATTCAACCGGTTTGTGGCGGTTGAGTAATGCAATTGCAATTGAGCTTTTTCCTGCCTGGAAGCAAACTATTTTTCCTATATCGGGTTCGGCAGGACTCCGGCATGAAATAGGGAGGCTGCGAAACGACACTATCCGGCATGATTTTCAGAATGTATTTCTGGAGGCTGTAGCGCGGATTGCAGATAAAAAGTCATCTATGCTGCGAATGATAGAAGCTGGAGGCTGGTATGGTTTGGCCGGAGAGAACGCCGGCGACTTTAAGTTTTCAGTGACTGCAGCAGATCGGACTATTTTATGGAAAAAATGGGTGCTTCAGGCTTCGGCAGATGTGTCGCAAACTTTACCCGTTTTTTTGACGCGGCATTTTTCGGGTAATCATTACCGCTGGAAAAATGAATTTGTGAAGGAAGGTGTACTTCGAGCCGGCCTCTCGGCTATGTATGGTACAAAAAACTTCTCGTGGGTACAGCTTGCTGCCGATCTGTTCAGTTACAGCCGTCCGGTGTATTTTAACAGTAACAGTATGCCGACTCAGCTCAACGGTTCGATTCAGGCATTGCAGGTGTCGCTTTCACATTTGTTGAACCTGAACGCGTTTCATATGCGTGGCTCGATTACGTGGAATAATTTGCCTGAAGCAGCAGTAATCAGACTGCCGGAGTTTGTGGTGCGTCAGTCGTTTTATTTCGATTTCAGGCTGTTTAAACGGGCACTGCAAATGCAGGCAGGTATTGATGCCGAATGGTTTTCCGGCTATTTAGCTCAGGCCTACAATCCCAATCTGGCGCAGTTTTACCTGCAAGACAGCCAGGAAATTGGTAATTATCTTTATTTCGATCCGTGGCTAAGTATTCGTATAAAACCGGTTCGTGTGTTCATTAAAGCTGATCATGTGAATGCTGGTTTATTTGGCCGTAAATACTATATCGCGCCGTTATATCCACACAATGATCTGGCATTGCGCTTTGGGATTTCGTGGGTGTTTAACGATTAAAATATTAGTATTTATTCACTGATACAGATTTTCAAAAATCATTATCCAAAAAAAACGTCCGGTAAAATTCTGCCGGACGTTTTTTGTATTTCACACAATTTTTCTGTTTAGCCATTGTTCTCTAATTATCTCCCTGAATTGCATAAAGTCGCAGTCTGAACCGGGCGTATAGCTTTCGATTTTCTCTTCGGCACCGATGTAGTCAAAGAATCCGTAATGCCCGGTGTCGTCTGCATCATACATATAACATTGTATGGTTATACAGGTTGGGCCCTGGGGGTTAGGATTAATGAGTTGGTGAAACTGATTTAGAGTGGGACTAATCCAGGTGATATCGTCTTTGCGAAAAACAGCACCTTCGGGGTTGTAGGTTTTTGCTGCACCGAGATAGGCGTAGAGATGTACTTTTATTTCGCCATGAAGTACTCTGATCAACGCGTTAGCGCCGGCATGGTTGTGTATGCTGCTGAAACTGCCGGGAGGCCACACTTCCATTACATAGGGAATTCCAGGCGACTCACCGCCGTTCTGACCAAGTGTGATGCGGAGATAGATTTGTTTGGAAAGTCCGGCCGGCTTTTTATCGCTTTTATCTTTCAGTGTTTCATAACACCAGCAGCCGGGGGTGGCAATGTTGTATTCAATGGCTTCTGCAAAATCAGGGAATTCTTCATCATTTAGAATAAATTTTTCCCCAGCCACATTTTCATACAACTTCTGTCCGATGCTGTTCAGATTTGCTTTGGGCATAAATGCCGACGTAGCGATATCTTTCATGGTCAGCTCATCCATGCCTTTTACCTTTAGCGGTACATTTTGCTGAACCGGATCGCGGAGCAGGCGCAACGGTTGTATGAATGCCGGATTGA comes from the Bacteroidota bacterium genome and includes:
- a CDS encoding cysteine dioxygenase family protein, whose protein sequence is MSHSNPNQSITREVRFRQPQTLRASAPGAANKFLIAGQGVLIFKFKTPVTPGFSTELSFSNTDNTEGLRLILNIGFIKLLRYKAQNTQVLFETAKGLTTDKNAFWWVSLDANNHCYRFGVGEARLETMMFEYFFPSKDTGAFLQSLSDYNFNPAFIQPLRLLRDPVQQNVPLKVKGMDELTMKDIATSAFMPKANLNSIGQKLYENVAGEKFILNDEEFPDFAEAIEYNIATPGCWCYETLKDKSDKKPAGLSKQIYLRITLGQNGGESPGIPYVMEVWPPGSFSSIHNHAGANALIRVLHGEIKVHLYAYLGAAKTYNPEGAVFRKDDITWISPTLNQFHQLINPNPQGPTCITIQCYMYDADDTGHYGFFDYIGAEEKIESYTPGSDCDFMQFREIIREQWLNRKIV